The following coding sequences lie in one Burkholderia cepacia genomic window:
- a CDS encoding transglycosylase SLT domain-containing protein, with product MRLILSAMVVLLLAACASQAPVANNAADSQATSNYLRKSATAKETVDVDKQSVGDLTSADSDLWGRIRRGFQMPDLQSDLVDMQTTWYTQRPDYVQRMTERSQKYLYHIVEELEARHMPTELALLPFIESAYNPQALSVAKAAGMWQFMPGTGRTYNLKRNMWQDERRDVLASTSAALDYLSRLHDMFGDWYLALAAYNWGEGNVQRAIARNQAAGLPTDYQSLRMPNETRNYVPKLQAVKNIIASPQQYGLTLPEIPNHPYFVTVTTSRDIDVAVAAKLANLPLDEFRSLNPSFSKPVILGATEPQILLPFDNASAFEKNLKAYNGQLSTWTTYTVSERARPAAIAEKIGVDADTLMSVNKIPAGMRLKPGSTIVVPRGDDDDEDISADVAENGALAMEPDVPDTRKMLIRVRRKQSMAAIAGRYGVSVGQLKAWNRTHRDLAMPGQALVLHVPVGRSVPAEPGPERIATSAGGAHIERASLAVGGKSHGAKRGAAKPAAKSAKAAPAKAAAHKGKKK from the coding sequence ATGCGACTTATATTGAGTGCGATGGTGGTCCTGCTACTCGCCGCTTGTGCGAGCCAGGCCCCTGTCGCCAACAACGCCGCCGATTCGCAGGCGACGTCCAACTACCTCCGTAAATCAGCCACCGCCAAAGAAACTGTCGATGTCGACAAGCAATCCGTCGGCGACCTGACCAGTGCCGACTCCGATCTGTGGGGGCGCATTCGCCGCGGCTTCCAGATGCCCGACCTGCAGAGCGACCTCGTCGACATGCAGACGACCTGGTACACGCAGCGTCCCGATTACGTGCAGCGCATGACCGAGCGCTCGCAGAAGTACCTGTATCACATCGTCGAGGAGCTCGAGGCGCGTCACATGCCGACCGAGCTCGCGCTGCTGCCGTTCATCGAGTCTGCGTACAACCCGCAGGCGCTGTCGGTCGCGAAGGCGGCCGGCATGTGGCAGTTCATGCCTGGCACCGGCCGCACGTACAACCTGAAGCGCAACATGTGGCAGGACGAGCGCCGCGACGTGCTCGCGTCGACGAGCGCCGCGCTCGACTACCTGTCGCGCCTGCATGACATGTTCGGTGACTGGTATCTGGCGCTGGCCGCGTACAACTGGGGCGAGGGCAACGTGCAGCGCGCGATCGCGCGCAACCAGGCGGCCGGTCTGCCGACCGACTACCAAAGCCTGCGGATGCCGAACGAGACGCGCAACTACGTGCCGAAGCTGCAGGCGGTGAAGAACATCATCGCGAGCCCGCAGCAGTATGGCCTGACGCTGCCGGAGATCCCGAACCACCCGTATTTCGTGACGGTCACGACGTCGCGCGACATCGACGTCGCGGTGGCGGCAAAGCTCGCGAACCTGCCGCTCGACGAATTCCGCTCGCTGAACCCGTCGTTCTCGAAGCCGGTGATCCTCGGCGCGACCGAGCCGCAGATCCTGCTGCCGTTCGACAACGCGTCGGCGTTCGAGAAGAACCTGAAGGCCTACAACGGCCAACTGTCGACGTGGACCACCTATACGGTGAGCGAGCGTGCGCGCCCGGCCGCGATCGCCGAGAAGATCGGCGTGGACGCCGATACGCTGATGTCGGTCAACAAGATTCCGGCCGGCATGCGCCTGAAGCCGGGCTCGACGATCGTCGTGCCGCGCGGCGATGACGACGACGAGGACATCAGCGCCGACGTCGCCGAAAACGGCGCGCTCGCGATGGAGCCCGATGTACCCGACACCCGCAAGATGCTGATCCGCGTGCGCCGCAAGCAGTCGATGGCGGCGATCGCCGGCCGCTACGGCGTGTCGGTCGGCCAGCTCAAGGCGTGGAACCGCACGCACCGCGATCTCGCGATGCCGGGTCAGGCGCTCGTGCTGCACGTGCCGGTCGGCCGTTCGGTGCCGGCGGAGCCCGGTCCGGAGCGGATCGCGACGTCGGCCGGCGGTGCGCACATCGAGCGCGCCAGCCTCGCGGTGGGCGGCAAGTCGCACGGCGCGAAGCGCGGTGCGGCGAAGCCGGCCGCCAAGTCGGCGAAGGCTGCTCCGGCCAAGGCCGCTGCGCACAAGGGCAAGAAGAAGTAA
- a CDS encoding MFS transporter, with translation MSSVQVRVLALFSVGYFVSYVFRGVNLGFAPFVTHELGLSAADLGLLTSLYFLGFAGAQIPAGVMLDHFGPRRVTAGMLLFAAAGAAVFGAAHSLGTMMAGRLLIGVGVSVCLGAAFKALAQHFPVGRLPLVNGLVMAVGGLGGVMVGSPLTWLLGWTSWRAICFGLAVLTVVVAASIGFGAPEATQARHQGGLVSQFKGTWHILSSRAFWKISSFSVVTQGVFYAMQSLWVGPYLRDVAGFDAPHAARLVSVLGFAMMAGCVGFGAAARVLERRGVSVYAFCGVGMALFVATQVAIVAGVPLPPALLWAAYGIFGGVGILTYAVMAGHFPAHLIGRANTTLTLVIFLLIFAFQIGVGAVLSHWPAVDGRYPAAAHFTAWGVLLALQLASAVWYVWPARGAGQAH, from the coding sequence ATGTCGTCGGTGCAGGTGAGGGTGCTCGCGCTGTTTTCGGTCGGGTATTTCGTGTCGTATGTGTTTCGCGGCGTCAATCTGGGCTTCGCGCCGTTCGTCACGCATGAGCTCGGGCTGTCGGCCGCCGATCTCGGCCTGCTGACCAGCCTCTATTTCCTCGGCTTCGCGGGCGCGCAGATCCCGGCCGGTGTGATGCTCGACCACTTCGGCCCGCGCCGCGTGACGGCCGGCATGCTGTTGTTCGCGGCGGCCGGAGCGGCCGTGTTCGGCGCCGCGCATAGCCTCGGCACGATGATGGCCGGCCGGCTGCTGATCGGTGTCGGCGTATCGGTGTGTCTCGGCGCGGCGTTCAAGGCGCTTGCGCAGCATTTCCCGGTCGGCCGGCTGCCGCTCGTCAACGGTCTCGTGATGGCCGTCGGCGGCCTCGGTGGCGTGATGGTCGGCTCGCCGCTGACCTGGCTGCTCGGCTGGACGAGCTGGCGCGCGATCTGTTTCGGCCTCGCGGTGCTGACGGTGGTCGTCGCGGCGTCGATCGGCTTCGGCGCGCCCGAAGCGACGCAGGCGCGCCACCAGGGCGGGCTCGTCAGCCAGTTCAAGGGCACCTGGCACATCCTGAGCAGTCGCGCGTTCTGGAAGATCTCGTCGTTTTCCGTCGTCACGCAGGGCGTGTTCTACGCGATGCAGTCGCTATGGGTCGGGCCGTACCTGCGCGATGTCGCGGGGTTCGATGCGCCGCATGCCGCGCGTCTCGTGTCGGTGCTCGGCTTCGCGATGATGGCCGGCTGCGTCGGCTTCGGCGCGGCGGCGCGCGTGCTCGAGCGGCGCGGCGTGTCGGTCTACGCGTTCTGCGGCGTCGGGATGGCGCTGTTCGTCGCGACGCAGGTCGCGATCGTCGCGGGCGTGCCGCTGCCGCCGGCTCTGTTGTGGGCGGCTTACGGGATATTCGGTGGCGTCGGCATCCTGACCTACGCGGTGATGGCCGGACACTTCCCCGCCCATCTGATCGGCCGCGCGAACACGACGCTCACGCTCGTGATCTTCCTGCTGATCTTCGCGTTCCAGATCGGCGTCGGCGCGGTGCTGTCGCACTGGCCGGCGGTCGACGGGCGTTATCCTGCCGCCGCGCACTTCACCGCATGGGGCGTGCTGCTCGCGCTGCAGCTCGCGAGCGCGGTCTGGTACGTGTGGCCCGCGCGCGGCGCTGGTCAAGCGCACTGA
- the carA gene encoding glutamine-hydrolyzing carbamoyl-phosphate synthase small subunit → MLPSFTPALLALADGTVFRGYSIGAEGHTIGEVVFNTAITGYQEILTDPSYSRQIVTLTYPHIGNVGVNAEDVEATKVHAAGLIIRDLPTLASNFRMDRTLGDYLRDEGVVAIAGIDTRKLTRILRDKGAQNGCILTGSDDEAKAIELARSFPGLAGMDLAKVVSTTKPFEWKQTEWRLEGGYGMQEAPKYRVVAYDFGVKYNILRMLAERGCHVTVLPAQASAEDALALNPDGIFLSNGPGDPEPCDYAIAATKQFIERGVPTFGICLGHQIMGLAVGAKTLKMKTGHHGANHPVKDLGDGRVVITSQNHGFAVDADSLPANARVTHVSLFDGTLQGFELTDKPAFCFQGHPEASPGPHDIGYLFDRFTALMDAAKQRNA, encoded by the coding sequence GTGTTGCCGTCTTTTACTCCCGCCTTGCTTGCACTCGCCGACGGCACGGTCTTTCGTGGTTATTCGATCGGGGCCGAAGGCCACACGATCGGCGAAGTCGTGTTCAATACCGCGATCACCGGCTATCAGGAAATCCTGACTGATCCGAGCTACTCGCGCCAGATCGTCACGCTCACCTATCCGCATATCGGCAACGTCGGCGTCAACGCCGAAGACGTCGAAGCCACGAAAGTCCATGCCGCCGGCCTGATCATCCGTGATCTGCCCACGCTCGCATCGAACTTCCGCATGGACCGCACGCTCGGCGACTACCTGCGCGACGAAGGCGTCGTCGCGATCGCCGGCATCGATACCCGCAAGCTGACCCGCATCCTGCGCGACAAGGGCGCGCAGAACGGCTGCATCCTGACGGGCTCGGACGACGAAGCGAAGGCGATCGAGCTCGCACGCTCGTTCCCGGGCCTCGCGGGCATGGATCTCGCGAAGGTCGTGTCGACCACGAAGCCGTTCGAATGGAAGCAGACCGAATGGCGCCTCGAAGGCGGCTACGGCATGCAGGAAGCGCCGAAGTACCGCGTCGTCGCCTACGATTTCGGCGTCAAGTACAACATCCTGCGCATGCTCGCGGAGCGTGGCTGCCACGTGACGGTGCTGCCGGCACAGGCGAGCGCGGAAGATGCGCTCGCGCTGAATCCGGACGGCATCTTCCTGTCGAACGGCCCCGGCGATCCGGAACCGTGCGACTACGCGATCGCGGCCACGAAGCAGTTCATCGAGCGTGGCGTGCCGACCTTCGGTATCTGCCTTGGCCACCAGATCATGGGCCTCGCGGTCGGCGCGAAGACGCTGAAGATGAAGACGGGCCACCACGGCGCGAACCATCCGGTGAAGGATCTGGGCGACGGTCGTGTCGTGATCACGTCGCAGAACCACGGCTTCGCGGTCGACGCCGATTCGCTGCCGGCCAACGCGCGCGTGACGCACGTGTCGCTGTTCGACGGCACGCTGCAGGGTTTCGAGCTGACCGACAAGCCGGCCTTCTGCTTCCAGGGTCACCCGGAAGCGTCGCCCGGCCCGCACGACATCGGCTACCTGTTCGACCGTTTCACCGCGCTGATGGACGCGGCGAAGCAGCGCAACGCTTAA
- the leuE gene encoding leucine efflux protein LeuE, with translation MFGHALGITDIWTYVFGVIFIILLPGPNSMYVLSLAAQRGVKAGYRAACGVFVGDTVLMVLSAAGVASLLKANPLLFSVVKYGGAAYLLYIGTGMLRSAWQKLRAPANAPAETAPAVDGERPFRKALIVSLLNPKAILFFISFFIQFVDPAFPHPALSFVVLGAIAQCASFLYLSTLIFAGARLAEHFRRRRKLAAGAASSVGGLFIGFSVKLALATMS, from the coding sequence ATGTTCGGCCACGCACTCGGCATCACGGATATCTGGACCTACGTGTTCGGCGTGATCTTCATCATCCTGCTGCCGGGGCCGAACTCGATGTACGTGCTGTCGCTCGCGGCGCAGCGCGGCGTGAAGGCCGGCTATCGCGCGGCCTGCGGCGTATTCGTCGGCGATACGGTGCTGATGGTGCTGTCCGCAGCGGGCGTTGCGTCGCTGCTGAAGGCGAACCCGCTGCTGTTCTCCGTCGTCAAGTACGGCGGCGCCGCGTACCTGCTCTACATCGGCACGGGCATGCTGCGCAGCGCGTGGCAGAAGCTGCGTGCGCCGGCGAATGCGCCGGCCGAGACAGCGCCCGCGGTGGACGGCGAGCGGCCGTTCCGCAAGGCGCTGATCGTGAGCCTGCTGAATCCGAAGGCGATCCTGTTCTTCATCTCGTTCTTCATCCAGTTCGTCGACCCGGCATTTCCGCATCCCGCGCTGTCGTTCGTCGTGCTCGGGGCGATCGCGCAATGCGCGAGCTTCCTGTACCTGAGCACGCTGATCTTCGCGGGCGCGCGGCTCGCCGAGCATTTCCGCCGCCGCCGCAAGCTTGCGGCCGGCGCGGCGAGCAGCGTGGGCGGCCTGTTCATCGGTTTCTCGGTGAAGCTTGCGCTCGCGACCATGAGCTGA